A single window of Paracoccus albus DNA harbors:
- a CDS encoding alpha/beta fold hydrolase, whose product MTQFFTAEDGAKLAYSDEGEGLPVLCLAGLTRNMADFDYVAPHLPGVRMIRMDYRGRGQSDHTGADTYTVPQEGKDALALLNYLGIDKAAVLGTSRGGLIGLLLAAVAKDRLRGLCLNDVGPVIERAGLERIFDYVGRNPASKTHEELAAKLPANMPGFANVPEGRWLADAQKHYDETPDGLRIKYDPALREAFLAAFEGEAPDLWPLWEATAGLPVAVIRGANSDLLGREAFAEMQRRRPDGIYAEVPDRAHVPWLDEAESLGAVRRWIEAVKTAPVIRAAHSSE is encoded by the coding sequence ATGACGCAGTTCTTCACGGCCGAAGACGGCGCGAAGCTGGCCTATTCGGATGAGGGCGAAGGACTGCCGGTCCTGTGCCTTGCCGGGCTGACGCGGAACATGGCCGATTTCGACTATGTCGCGCCGCATCTGCCAGGCGTTCGCATGATCCGCATGGATTATCGCGGGCGTGGCCAGTCGGATCACACCGGTGCCGACACCTATACCGTCCCGCAAGAGGGCAAGGACGCGCTTGCTTTGCTGAATTATCTGGGCATCGACAAGGCAGCGGTGCTTGGGACATCTCGGGGCGGGCTGATCGGGTTGCTGCTTGCAGCTGTGGCCAAGGACCGACTGCGGGGGCTGTGCCTGAACGATGTCGGCCCGGTGATCGAACGCGCGGGGCTGGAGCGGATCTTCGACTATGTCGGCCGGAACCCGGCCTCGAAAACGCATGAGGAACTTGCCGCCAAGCTGCCAGCCAACATGCCCGGCTTCGCCAATGTCCCCGAGGGCCGCTGGCTGGCGGATGCGCAAAAGCATTATGACGAAACGCCGGACGGGTTGCGCATCAAATACGACCCTGCCCTGCGAGAAGCGTTTCTGGCGGCGTTTGAGGGAGAGGCCCCGGACCTCTGGCCGCTATGGGAAGCGACGGCAGGACTGCCGGTGGCCGTGATCCGTGGGGCGAATTCGGATTTGCTGGGGCGCGAGGCGTTTGCCGAGATGCAGCGACGGCGGCCCGACGGGATTTATGCTGAGGTGCCGGATCGGGCGCATGTGCCGTGGCTGGATGAGGCCGAAAGTTTGGGTGCTGTCCGACGGTGGATCGAAGCCGTCAAGACAGCACCAGTCATACGCGCAGCGCATAGTTCAGAATAG
- a CDS encoding glycosyl transferase, which produces MKQIICIKWGTKYGPEYVNRFYNMVARNITPPFRVICFTDDGTGFHPDIVVRPLPEPDFVMPKNTPGKWPKSQLWGDLGDITGTVLFMDLDIIITGNIDGFFEYGDPSDTITAKNPNTPFERMAQTSIYRMQVGKLKPMQDVFRADPQAAADKYRYEQRFVTHNAPGGVRFWPRGWVSHFRLHCIPPFPLNYIKPPRIPKGTKVVIFAGHLNPDDAVLGQWSKHDPVRAPRDHLKATFDGRRRESLSKHLRHFYLPATWIAEKWR; this is translated from the coding sequence ATGAAACAGATCATCTGCATCAAATGGGGCACAAAATACGGGCCCGAATATGTGAACCGCTTCTACAATATGGTGGCGCGGAACATCACGCCTCCGTTCCGTGTGATCTGCTTTACCGATGATGGCACAGGGTTTCACCCCGATATTGTCGTCCGCCCGCTGCCTGAGCCCGATTTTGTCATGCCGAAGAACACCCCCGGCAAATGGCCGAAATCCCAGCTTTGGGGCGATCTGGGCGACATCACCGGCACGGTCCTGTTCATGGACCTGGATATCATTATCACCGGCAATATCGACGGGTTCTTCGAATACGGCGACCCGTCGGACACAATCACCGCGAAGAACCCCAATACGCCGTTTGAGCGTATGGCCCAGACGTCGATCTATCGGATGCAGGTTGGCAAGCTGAAACCGATGCAGGATGTGTTCCGCGCCGATCCACAAGCGGCAGCGGATAAGTACCGCTACGAACAGCGTTTCGTGACCCATAACGCCCCTGGCGGGGTCAGGTTCTGGCCGCGCGGCTGGGTCAGCCATTTTCGGCTGCATTGCATTCCGCCGTTTCCGCTGAACTACATCAAGCCGCCTCGAATCCCCAAGGGTACGAAAGTGGTGATCTTCGCCGGTCATCTGAATCCCGACGATGCGGTGCTGGGGCAGTGGTCCAAGCATGATCCGGTGCGCGCTCCGCGCGATCACCTGAAGGCAACCTTTGATGGCCGCCGCCGTGAAAGCCTGTCGAAGCACCTGCGGCATTTCTATCTGCCCGCAACATGGATTGCGGAGAAGTGGCGTTAA
- a CDS encoding dihydrofolate reductase, producing MLTLIVARARNGAIGKNGQIPWHIPEDLAFFKRETLGGAIIMGRRTWESLPYKPLKDRLNLVVTSTLDLPGHAVPNLETAIQTAQDAGYARIYGIGGERIYRELLPRADRLLITEVDTVIDDADAFFPEFAPDDWLDCQRIAQNASGHHFEFRELIRNWKNSEDLRPH from the coding sequence ATGCTGACCCTGATTGTCGCCCGCGCCCGCAACGGGGCCATCGGCAAGAACGGCCAGATCCCCTGGCACATCCCCGAGGACCTGGCCTTTTTCAAGCGTGAGACCCTCGGCGGCGCGATCATCATGGGCCGCCGCACATGGGAAAGCCTGCCCTACAAGCCGCTGAAAGACCGCCTGAACCTCGTCGTCACCTCGACGCTGGACCTGCCCGGCCATGCGGTGCCGAACCTCGAAACCGCGATCCAGACCGCACAGGACGCCGGATATGCCCGCATCTACGGTATCGGGGGCGAGCGCATCTATCGCGAATTGCTGCCTCGCGCGGATCGCCTGCTGATCACCGAGGTCGATACGGTAATTGACGATGCGGATGCGTTTTTCCCGGAGTTTGCGCCGGACGACTGGCTGGACTGCCAGCGGATCGCACAAAACGCTTCGGGCCATCACTTTGAGTTCCGCGAGCTTATCAGAAATTGGAAAAACAGCGAAGATCTTAGGCCGCACTAA
- the fabB gene encoding beta-ketoacyl-ACP synthase I — MRRVVITGLGIVSPIGNNASEVTESLKAGKSGIVFAPEYAEHGFRSQVHGMPQIKLEDHIDKRNLRFMGPGAAYNFIAMEQAIADSGLEESDVSNPRSGLIMGSGGPSTSNFFDAHQIVIEKGSPKRMGPFMVTRCMSSTNSACLATPFKIKGVNYSITSACSTSAHCIGNGVEQIQMGKQDIVFAGGGEELDWTLSCLFDAMGAMSSKYNDTPETASRPYDVSRDGFVIAGGGGVVVLEELEHARARGAKIYAEVTGYGATSDGYDMVAPSGEGGERSMRVALATLPEDRKISYINSHGTSTPVGDIGEVKAIRRVFGEGSTPPIASTKSLTGHSLGATGVHEAIYSLLMMQNGFIAASANVAELDPELKPEEIATTRVDNVEFDSVLSNSFGFGGTNATLVMSKFLE, encoded by the coding sequence ATGCGCCGCGTCGTCATCACCGGGCTGGGTATCGTCTCGCCCATCGGAAACAATGCGTCAGAGGTGACCGAAAGCCTGAAAGCGGGCAAATCGGGCATCGTGTTTGCGCCTGAATATGCTGAACATGGCTTCCGCAGCCAAGTCCACGGAATGCCGCAAATCAAGCTTGAAGACCACATCGACAAGCGCAACCTGCGCTTCATGGGTCCCGGTGCGGCATATAATTTTATCGCAATGGAACAGGCCATTGCCGATTCCGGGCTGGAAGAAAGCGACGTCTCCAACCCGCGATCCGGCCTGATCATGGGTTCGGGTGGTCCATCCACCAGCAATTTCTTCGATGCGCATCAGATCGTTATCGAGAAGGGTTCACCCAAGCGAATGGGGCCGTTCATGGTCACGCGCTGTATGTCCTCGACCAATTCGGCCTGTCTGGCCACGCCGTTCAAGATCAAGGGCGTGAATTACTCGATCACCTCGGCCTGTTCGACGAGCGCCCATTGCATCGGCAATGGCGTCGAGCAGATCCAGATGGGCAAGCAGGATATCGTCTTTGCAGGTGGCGGCGAAGAGTTGGACTGGACACTGTCCTGTCTGTTCGACGCGATGGGTGCGATGTCGTCGAAATACAACGATACGCCAGAAACGGCATCCCGGCCCTATGACGTGAGCCGCGACGGCTTTGTCATCGCTGGCGGCGGCGGTGTCGTGGTTCTGGAAGAGCTGGAGCATGCGCGGGCCCGCGGCGCCAAGATCTATGCCGAAGTCACCGGATATGGCGCGACCTCGGACGGCTATGACATGGTCGCACCTTCGGGCGAAGGGGGCGAGCGGTCGATGCGCGTGGCTCTGGCAACGCTGCCGGAAGATCGCAAGATCAGCTATATCAACTCTCACGGGACCTCGACCCCGGTTGGCGATATCGGTGAGGTGAAGGCGATCCGGCGCGTCTTTGGTGAGGGCTCGACGCCGCCGATTGCCTCGACCAAATCGCTGACCGGCCACTCGCTTGGCGCGACGGGCGTGCATGAGGCGATCTATTCGTTGCTGATGATGCAGAATGGCTTCATCGCCGCATCGGCGAATGTCGCTGAGCTTGACCCCGAGCTGAAACCAGAGGAAATCGCGACGACCCGCGTCGACAATGTCGAATTCGACTCGGTCCTGTCCAACAGCTTTGGCTTTGGCGGTACCAACGCGACGCTGGTGATGTCGAAATTCCTGGAGTGA
- a CDS encoding glycosyltransferase family 8 protein codes for MSERAEFSAGFSARHDVAVVVACDENYLPYASVAAAQLAHPERSYDVLIGGPLPLELPDFLRVQGIGHVAAVDATIVDALPTDARRSVATYMELFLASALHGQYRRILVLDSDVVFERGDPGRLLRADILDHAVAAVRDNRQWRTPNRRVREFRQLALPAAPYFNAGVVMIDTEAWAEAGLTARAAEFARTKLAGLGRDQALMNGMLHGDWAEICPLWNWQFTWSSAQLMSMADPCIVHFIGPNKPWLDSADGIVPMRLRQDYARILPQYFADAKRGCGLDRRHWPAKRTLGKAMFKQWRAVGPMLDYLNRFPDEYTLLSPKR; via the coding sequence ATGAGCGAACGAGCAGAGTTCTCCGCAGGCTTTTCAGCACGCCATGATGTGGCGGTTGTCGTCGCTTGCGATGAAAATTACCTGCCCTACGCATCGGTCGCTGCGGCTCAGCTGGCACACCCGGAACGAAGCTATGACGTCCTGATTGGTGGGCCGCTGCCGCTGGAGCTTCCAGATTTTCTGCGGGTCCAGGGGATTGGCCATGTCGCCGCTGTCGATGCCACGATTGTTGATGCTCTGCCAACAGACGCGCGCCGCTCTGTCGCGACCTATATGGAGTTGTTCCTCGCCTCCGCCTTGCATGGGCAATATCGCCGGATCTTGGTGCTCGACAGCGATGTCGTTTTCGAACGCGGTGATCCGGGGCGCCTGCTGCGTGCTGACATACTGGACCATGCGGTTGCTGCCGTGCGTGACAACCGGCAATGGCGCACACCGAACCGCAGGGTGAGAGAGTTCCGGCAGCTTGCCCTGCCTGCCGCGCCATATTTCAATGCTGGTGTCGTCATGATTGACACCGAAGCTTGGGCAGAGGCTGGGTTGACAGCGCGCGCCGCAGAGTTCGCAAGAACCAAGCTTGCGGGTCTCGGGCGCGATCAGGCGCTGATGAACGGTATGCTGCACGGTGACTGGGCCGAGATCTGCCCGCTTTGGAACTGGCAGTTTACATGGTCCTCGGCGCAACTGATGTCCATGGCGGATCCTTGCATCGTCCACTTCATCGGCCCGAACAAACCGTGGCTGGACAGTGCCGATGGGATCGTGCCGATGCGCTTGCGGCAGGATTATGCACGAATCCTGCCGCAGTATTTCGCGGACGCAAAGCGCGGCTGCGGGCTGGATCGGCGGCACTGGCCTGCGAAAAGGACGCTCGGCAAGGCAATGTTCAAGCAGTGGCGGGCGGTTGGGCCTATGCTGGATTATCTGAATCGGTTCCCGGATGAGTACACCTTGCTTAGTCCTAAGCGCTGA
- a CDS encoding enoyl-ACP reductase FabI, with translation MGDLLKGKRGLVMGVANDRSIAWGIAKALADEGAQLAFSYQGDMFAGRVKPLAESVGSDLLIDVDVTDDASLDAAFAQITERWGKLDFLVHAIAFSNKDELTGRFMDTSRSNFKHSLDISCYSLIEVARRAHPLMSEGSSIITLTYGGSNRVTPFYNVMGVAKAALEASVRYLANDLGPDGIRVNAISPGPMKTLAGAAIGGARKTYRHTAANSPMRANATLEAIGGTAVWLTSDWASATTGEIIMVDGGYHVLGMPQSENL, from the coding sequence ATGGGCGATCTTCTGAAGGGCAAACGCGGTCTGGTCATGGGGGTCGCCAATGACCGATCCATTGCCTGGGGGATCGCCAAGGCACTGGCAGATGAAGGGGCGCAACTGGCCTTTTCCTATCAGGGCGACATGTTCGCGGGCCGCGTTAAGCCATTGGCGGAATCGGTGGGCTCAGACCTTCTGATCGACGTCGATGTAACGGACGATGCCAGCCTGGACGCGGCATTCGCGCAGATCACGGAACGCTGGGGCAAGCTGGACTTTCTGGTCCATGCCATCGCCTTCAGCAACAAGGACGAGCTGACTGGCCGGTTCATGGATACCAGCCGTTCCAATTTCAAACATTCGCTGGATATATCCTGCTACTCGCTGATCGAGGTCGCCCGGCGCGCCCACCCGCTGATGAGCGAAGGTAGCTCGATCATCACATTGACCTATGGCGGCTCGAACAGGGTAACGCCGTTCTATAATGTCATGGGCGTGGCAAAGGCAGCGCTTGAAGCCTCGGTACGTTATCTGGCCAATGATCTCGGCCCTGACGGGATCCGGGTGAATGCAATCAGCCCCGGCCCGATGAAAACGCTGGCCGGCGCTGCCATCGGCGGGGCACGGAAGACCTATCGCCACACCGCCGCCAATTCGCCCATGCGCGCCAATGCGACGCTGGAGGCGATCGGCGGCACGGCTGTCTGGTTGACCAGCGACTGGGCCAGTGCCACTACGGGCGAGATCATCATGGTCGATGGCGGCTATCATGTGCTGGGCATGCCCCAGAGCGAGAACCTGTGA
- the fabA gene encoding bifunctional 3-hydroxydecanoyl-ACP dehydratase/trans-2-decenoyl-ACP isomerase, whose product MAMQKTQFDKDDLLACARGELFGPGNAQLPEPPMLMMDRITDVSEDGGAHGKGHITAEFEIRPDLWFFECHFPGNPIMPGCLGLDGLWQLTGFNLGWRGWKGRGYALGVGEVKLTGMVRPDRKLLTYKVDFTKAVQTRRLTMGVADGTVEADGEVIYQVKDMKVALSES is encoded by the coding sequence ATGGCAATGCAGAAGACACAGTTCGACAAAGACGACCTTTTGGCCTGCGCGCGCGGCGAACTTTTTGGTCCCGGCAATGCGCAACTGCCAGAGCCGCCGATGCTGATGATGGACCGCATCACCGATGTCTCCGAAGACGGCGGCGCGCATGGCAAGGGCCACATCACAGCCGAATTCGAGATTCGTCCGGACCTGTGGTTCTTTGAGTGCCATTTTCCCGGCAACCCGATCATGCCCGGCTGCCTTGGCCTTGACGGGCTGTGGCAGCTGACCGGTTTCAACCTTGGCTGGCGCGGCTGGAAGGGGCGCGGCTATGCCCTGGGCGTTGGCGAGGTCAAGCTGACCGGCATGGTCCGTCCGGACCGCAAGCTGCTGACCTACAAGGTCGACTTTACCAAGGCCGTACAGACCCGTCGCCTGACGATGGGCGTGGCCGACGGCACCGTCGAAGCTGACGGAGAGGTCATCTATCAGGTCAAGGATATGAAGGTCGCGCTATCAGAAAGCTGA
- a CDS encoding M23 family metallopeptidase gives MIKIHKLAALVMALSVPWTAPLAAQQLELPIDCQIGQDCFVQQFPDMDPSEGAQDPFCGKASYDGHKGLDIRLRSLNELARNVAVVAAAEGVVLAVRDGEPDRLVIDEETRDAVRDKECGNGVVLRHGNGLETQYCHMKRGSVAVQPGDKVQAGDRLGSVGASGLAQFPHVHLTVRRDGSEVDPFSGRNLTRGCDAEGDSDASLFEEKLRSQLSTNDVQIIDFGLAGAPLDYDRLTVEGAPEEPRTTSPGIVGWVWVINLKPADILSISIVAPDGTLFSEGESKPQDRQKADFTFYAGRPGQPLPGDYRVEVAVIRNNSEIMSGTKTITVSE, from the coding sequence ATGATCAAAATTCATAAGCTTGCAGCTTTAGTCATGGCCCTTTCTGTTCCGTGGACAGCGCCCCTCGCCGCACAACAGCTAGAGCTTCCGATTGACTGTCAGATTGGTCAGGATTGCTTCGTCCAGCAGTTCCCGGACATGGACCCCAGCGAAGGGGCGCAGGATCCCTTTTGCGGGAAAGCAAGCTATGACGGCCATAAAGGGCTGGATATCCGGCTGCGCTCGTTAAATGAATTGGCCCGAAATGTCGCTGTCGTCGCTGCGGCAGAGGGTGTGGTGCTAGCAGTCCGCGATGGTGAACCTGATCGGCTTGTGATTGATGAAGAAACCCGCGACGCCGTCCGCGACAAGGAATGTGGAAATGGTGTTGTTCTGCGGCACGGAAACGGGCTGGAGACACAATATTGTCACATGAAGCGCGGAAGTGTTGCGGTGCAGCCGGGTGATAAGGTGCAGGCGGGCGACAGGCTTGGTTCTGTTGGCGCATCGGGCTTGGCCCAGTTCCCGCATGTACATCTTACGGTTCGCCGCGACGGGTCAGAAGTTGACCCGTTCTCAGGTCGAAATCTCACGCGGGGGTGTGATGCTGAGGGCGACAGCGATGCATCACTTTTCGAAGAGAAATTACGATCGCAGCTGTCGACGAATGACGTCCAGATCATAGATTTCGGCCTCGCGGGCGCGCCGCTTGACTATGACCGACTTACAGTTGAAGGTGCCCCGGAAGAGCCGCGGACAACGAGTCCGGGCATCGTTGGTTGGGTCTGGGTGATAAATCTCAAACCCGCTGACATCCTGTCGATTTCCATTGTTGCACCCGATGGCACCTTATTTTCGGAAGGTGAAAGCAAGCCGCAGGATCGCCAAAAGGCCGACTTCACTTTCTACGCGGGCAGGCCGGGACAACCGCTTCCGGGGGATTACCGGGTAGAAGTCGCGGTCATCCGCAATAATAGCGAGATTATGTCCGGTACAAAAACCATTACCGTTTCCGAATAA
- a CDS encoding thymidylate synthase, protein MRQYLDALRLVRDKGTVSTDRTGTGTISYFGMQCRYDLSEGFPLVTTKKLHLRSIIHELLWFLSGDTNVKYLQDNGVSIWNEWADEDGDLGPIYGHQWRHFPKTSRLVSDDQEPRLLLGEVDQIADLLDAIRNTPDSRRLIVSAWNPGDVPKMALPPCHTLWQVRIIGRKMHLQLYQRSADMFLGVPFNIASYALLLVMLAEVTGYEPGDFVHSIGDAHIYSNHLEQVELQLSRDPRPLPQLRLTRRVDSLFDFRFEDFEFLNYDPAPGIKAPVAV, encoded by the coding sequence ATGCGTCAATATCTGGATGCACTTCGGCTGGTTCGCGATAAGGGAACGGTCTCGACCGACCGGACCGGCACAGGCACGATTTCCTATTTCGGTATGCAGTGCCGTTATGACCTGTCCGAGGGCTTTCCGCTGGTCACGACGAAGAAGCTCCACCTGCGCTCGATCATTCATGAACTGCTGTGGTTTCTGTCGGGCGATACGAATGTCAAATACCTGCAAGACAATGGCGTCAGCATCTGGAACGAATGGGCCGACGAAGACGGCGATCTGGGCCCGATCTATGGGCATCAGTGGCGGCATTTCCCGAAGACCAGCCGCCTCGTCTCCGATGATCAGGAACCTAGGCTTCTGCTGGGCGAAGTGGACCAGATTGCCGATCTGCTTGATGCGATCCGTAACACGCCGGACAGTCGCCGCCTGATCGTATCGGCCTGGAATCCGGGCGATGTGCCAAAGATGGCACTGCCGCCGTGCCACACCCTGTGGCAGGTGCGTATCATTGGTCGCAAGATGCACCTTCAGCTCTATCAGCGCTCTGCCGATATGTTCCTTGGGGTGCCGTTCAACATCGCGTCATACGCATTGTTGCTTGTGATGCTGGCCGAGGTGACGGGCTATGAGCCCGGCGATTTCGTCCATTCCATCGGCGATGCGCATATCTATTCGAACCATCTGGAGCAGGTTGAACTGCAGCTGTCGCGCGATCCCCGCCCGCTGCCGCAACTGCGGCTGACCCGAAGGGTCGACTCTCTGTTCGATTTCCGTTTTGAGGATTTCGAGTTCCTGAACTACGATCCAGCACCCGGCATCAAGGCGCCGGTGGCCGTGTGA
- the rpsD gene encoding 30S ribosomal protein S4 translates to MTKRTSAKYKIDRRMGENIWGRAKSPVNRREYGPGQHGQRRKNKLSDFGTQLRAKQKLKGYYGDLTEKQFRRIYAEAERVKGDTGENLIGLLERRLDAVVYRAKFVPTIFAARQFVNHGHVEVNGQKVNIASYRVKEGDVVSIRERSRQLAIVLEAVQLTERDVPDYLEVDHNKMTASFVRTPALGDVPYAVQMEPNLVVEYYAKN, encoded by the coding sequence GTGACCAAACGCACGTCTGCCAAGTACAAAATCGACCGCCGTATGGGCGAAAACATCTGGGGCCGCGCCAAATCCCCGGTCAACCGCCGCGAATATGGCCCCGGCCAGCACGGTCAGCGCCGCAAGAACAAACTGTCCGACTTCGGTACTCAGCTGCGCGCCAAGCAGAAGCTGAAAGGTTACTACGGCGACCTGACCGAAAAGCAGTTCCGCCGCATCTATGCCGAGGCAGAGCGTGTGAAGGGTGATACCGGTGAAAACCTGATCGGCCTGCTGGAGCGTCGTCTGGACGCCGTCGTCTATCGCGCGAAATTCGTGCCGACCATCTTCGCTGCACGTCAGTTCGTGAACCACGGCCATGTGGAAGTGAACGGCCAGAAAGTGAACATCGCGTCCTACCGCGTAAAGGAAGGCGACGTCGTCTCCATCCGCGAGCGTTCGCGCCAGCTTGCCATCGTTCTGGAAGCTGTTCAGCTGACCGAGCGTGACGTCCCGGATTATCTGGAAGTCGACCACAACAAGATGACCGCAAGCTTCGTGCGCACCCCTGCCCTGGGCGATGTGCCTTACGCTGTGCAGATGGAACCGAATCTGGTCGTCGAATATTACGCGAAGAACTGA
- a CDS encoding pyridoxamine 5'-phosphate oxidase family protein has product MRWLSPEDLQQIYGEPKPAAIRKVSTRLTDAYRAYIERARFCVLSTVGPEGTDASPRGDDGPVVREFDPGTLAMPDWRGNDRVDSLGNIARDERVSLMFLIRGSDTVIRVNGRARVTDDAELCESFAKDGKQPRTVVVIKIGEVYFQCARAVMRAGLWSGQDDSSGLPRAGAILAGMTDGEVGGEDYDREWPDRAARTLW; this is encoded by the coding sequence ATGCGTTGGCTTTCCCCTGAAGATCTTCAACAGATTTACGGGGAGCCGAAGCCGGCCGCGATCCGTAAGGTTTCGACACGACTGACGGATGCTTACCGCGCCTATATCGAAAGGGCGCGGTTTTGCGTCCTCAGCACAGTTGGACCTGAAGGCACCGATGCAAGCCCGCGCGGCGACGATGGGCCGGTGGTGCGCGAATTCGATCCGGGCACACTTGCGATGCCTGATTGGCGGGGCAATGATCGGGTCGATTCGCTTGGGAATATCGCCCGCGACGAGCGGGTGAGCCTGATGTTTCTCATTCGCGGCTCTGACACTGTTATCCGCGTGAATGGGCGGGCGCGCGTGACCGATGACGCCGAACTTTGCGAAAGCTTCGCAAAGGATGGCAAGCAGCCGCGCACCGTCGTCGTCATCAAAATCGGCGAAGTCTATTTTCAGTGTGCCCGTGCCGTGATGCGTGCCGGTCTTTGGTCAGGGCAAGATGACAGCAGTGGTTTGCCACGTGCCGGGGCCATCCTGGCGGGTATGACCGATGGAGAGGTCGGAGGCGAGGACTATGATCGCGAATGGCCGGATCGTGCAGCAAGGACGCTATGGTGA
- a CDS encoding VOC family protein, with the protein MPLRYLHTMVRVKDLEKSMEFYRLLGLEETRRIENDQGRFTLVFMAPPGQEECPVELTYNWDGDDGLPSDSRHFGHLAYRVDNIYDMCQKLMDAGVTINRPPRDGHMAFVRSPDNVSVELLQDGHLEPQEPWASMENTGHW; encoded by the coding sequence ATGCCGCTACGCTATCTGCATACGATGGTCCGCGTGAAGGATCTTGAGAAATCCATGGAGTTTTACCGACTGCTGGGGCTTGAAGAGACACGGCGGATCGAAAACGATCAGGGCCGTTTCACGCTTGTGTTCATGGCCCCTCCCGGTCAGGAAGAATGTCCGGTCGAGCTGACCTATAACTGGGACGGCGACGATGGGCTGCCGTCCGACAGCCGGCACTTCGGACATTTGGCTTATCGTGTCGATAATATCTATGACATGTGCCAGAAGCTGATGGATGCGGGCGTCACGATCAATCGTCCGCCGCGCGATGGCCACATGGCCTTTGTCCGCAGCCCCGACAACGTGTCGGTAGAATTGCTTCAGGACGGACATCTTGAGCCGCAGGAGCCCTGGGCAAGCATGGAAAACACAGGTCACTGGTGA